Below is a window of Musa acuminata AAA Group cultivar baxijiao chromosome BXJ3-11, Cavendish_Baxijiao_AAA, whole genome shotgun sequence DNA.
taagtttttatttattttaattttaatttttttatatcttattaattaatggGCTAGGTGAGAGAATATCATATTATGTGACCCTACTTAATTATGTAAGACAtattatatatctaattaaaatttgattatggttatcgattatatatatatatatatattatttatttatttatttatttatttatttatttatttacataagATAGATAAGAACTCCAACGGACTCAATACAAAAATATACGATAACAACACAATAGTACAAATCAGTTCTAATCTTTtctaatctctcttttttttttttccataactCACGATAGtccttaaaatattaaaaaaacaagAAGGAGAGTAATTCTCTTGTAGATCGATGTTATTGCGTTCTACGGAttacaaaatatatttttagatcagaaaatattttttaaataatatagaaAGTTAAGCATCATAATCTTTGATATATTACTATTTGATTTCATAATttagtattaaaattttttatataataataatattataatcgtTTTTATGCTATCGTACATGAAACAATAGCGTGAACAGTGCTTTCACACACTGTGGAGATCCTATTGGCTCAAACGTGGCGAAACTTGGGGTTTGTCCACGCTTATTTATATACGTACTCCATTTGTCCACGCTTCTCTCCATCTTCTTCCTATCTCTCACCCTTCTGCTCGCACATCCTTCACCAGCAATGGAGGCCTCGCTGCTGTTCGTAGGAATAGTTGGTGAGCTGTAGCTGTTCGATCTATTTCTCACTTTCGTTTCAGATCTCTTCATGTGATTAACTGCTGGTCTGTATCGTTGGTAGGCAATGTTATCTCAGTTCTGGTCTTTGCTTCTCCCATGTAAGTCATGCTGGTCTCTTTGCTTGGATGCAACTCCATGTTATATCTCCATATGATTGCATTCGTGAACGGACACTGTATTCTCATACAAACAGCAATACATTTCGGAGGATAGTGAGGAATCGATCAACCGAAGACTTCGAGCCGTCTCCCTACGTCATCACCCTCCTCAACTCCTCCTTATGGGTCTACTACGGCATCACCAAGCCCGGGGGGCTCCTCATCGTCACCGTCAACGGCGTCGGCGTCGTCATGGAAGCAGTTTACGTCGCCCTTTTTCTGCTGTATGCTGCTCCACCGCTGAAGGTACGCAAGTGCTTGTGGTTGCTCAGATCGACATGCTAGCTTTTGTAAGCTTATGATCATGAACTCTTGGGTGTGATCGAAGGCTAAGACGGCTGTTTTGGTTGCCGCGCTGGATGTTGGATTCTTTGGAGCTGTGGCTCTGGTGACGAGGTTGGCTGTCCATGGGAGCTCGAGGGTGGTGGTGATAGGATTCGTGTGTGCCTTTTTCAATGTGCTCATGTATGGATCGCCCCTCTGTGCAATGGTAAGATTACTTCTTCCAATGTTACTTGAACTCTTCTTGAATACTTGGATTAGAGGGTCGACAGGTCAACTGAGGTATTCATTAGATTCAAGTTGAAGATTAGAATATCTTTATATAAGCATATAGGATTCCCATCTGCTGGATAGTTGACTTTCGACATGACATGTTGCACATGCTAAAATGAGAATAAATTATTGGCTATAATCTAAATGTGGATGATCAAGATTCAAAGGTCGCTTCTATCAAACGAAGGTGGCGAGAAAGCTCATCTTAACCATGGATTGGTCGTTTGCTTGTGACAAGTAGAAACAGCTTTTTTGTTTTGTTAGTGAGTGTAGCTTACAAGTTGCACCAACTCATTGCATATGACTTCTTTTCCTGGAATCAAGACACGTTACGTGATCATCGTTTGCTGTCGTCCTTCTTTAATGGTTTCTAAGCTTTTATAGAAGCTGtggaagagggggaggggggttgCTGATGAGGTCGTTGTTTGGTTCCTTGAAGGCACAGCATGATGTTGCGTGTCTGTGTCGTCTTGTTGTTGTGCCGTAGAGTTTGACATGAAACAACCGATCACATAGAGCACGCGAAAGAGGAGAAAGATTAGTCGAACAACAAAGATTAAGATTAAATGATGAAtgcatacatggaattaattgcaaTTTGGTAATTAGTTCATCTGAATTGGGGTCTTTTTTAATTTATCTCCCTTTTCGTGGCCACTATTATTCGTTTAGAGTTGGTCTCTATCACTTGCTTTTTTATTTTCCCATTTTTATATCAATTTATAGAGTTAAATATGATGGATAATATGAATTTATAGTCCATGCAAAATATCCTCAAAGGCTAAAGATAATTTCATCTTTTTAGTTTGCATTATCATTAATTcgatatgcataaatatattgatttttttCCTAATAAATTAAGCTTTTAAAATTTGTGTATTGATTGAAATCTTCATTAAGAAACCTTTTTTATTATGTAGGTTTTTTTAATTTAGAATCCAAGTTTTTCCTATAATTGTGTACTCTAATTTGCTTATAGATATATTTTAGTGATAACAGTACCAAGAAAATGGAAATAGCTTCATGTTTCCTTGACAATTATTTTAGACATAGTTAATTAAGATGTCAGATTACACAATAACTAAACTTACATTGGCAGTGGTATCTTGCATTTGTCTTGATTACATTAAAGCACTAACTTTCTATGGACTTGCATTTTCCAAATACAAGCAAAGAAGTGTGATCACAAGGAGGAGTGTGGAGTATATGCCATTCCTTCTTTCATTCTTTCTCTTCCTAAATGGTGGAATTTGGACACTCTATGCAATACTTGATAAGGATATCTTTATTGGGGTATGTTCCTATTTGCTGTGTTTGATCATCTTATCCTTGTATAGATTCTCTTATTACAAGCTTATTTTGGTAGTACAAGTATACATAGAGGATGAGTGGAAGTAGAAAGAATCAAATCTAAATTGGTATAAAATTAAGCATGAGAAAATCACTATATGTGAGAGAAATAAGAATAATAATGCAACAAAACAAGATCCCCATATGTCAATGTTGCCACTGAATCTTTTTCCAACACAAAGAACAATATCCCTTGAGAGTATTTAAATTAACTTTttgttattttaataaaattatattagtttTCCTTACCTCTCATAACACATTAATTTAATCAACTTAATTTGTCTAAATAGAATATATTATAATGTTTTATCTTATTCTATTCTTTATAATAACTATACCTAATTATTCATAATtattcatacatatatacatacatacatacatacatacatacatacatgtttcatatgtttagtttttatttttataagcgATTCTAATGATAGAAAATAATAGTAAATTGTTGTTTTTTGTTTATCATTACTATGTGGTGatgcattaataaaaaaataaatggatTTTGAATTTTGCTGAAATTTGACAATTTGTTTAAACATGCAGATACCAAATGGCATTGGATTCATCCTAGGAACATCTCAGCTAATCTTGTACATGATCTACATGAATTCTGAAGCCTCCAATCTATCAGGGGAATCATATCAAGAGTCCCAACAACAACGGCTTATTGTGGCAAACAACGAAGCTAACATCCCTTAGATATTTGATCCCTTTGTACTTCATGATTTCTTAGAATAACAATGTTCTCCTAATCAGGtgtttatcataatttatttgaaatttaaaattttaattttaattataagaatttgatgagtatattattattaagttAGTTGAGTTAGTGATTTAAGCTCAAGAAATTAATTAGCTTAATTATTAAGTTAGTCGAGTCATGATAAATGATATCAGAATCGATCTAGTATTAGGAATGATGAGAAACTTCGATAGAAAATAAGAGACCTCAACACCTTAGCTTAATCTCACATTcgaaataagataaaaaaaattaattatattataaggGATTGAtaggtatattattattattattttaaatataaatattttaaattaataatttaatataaattaatggATCAATTATCTCATCCATATAGATCATGAGAGTAGAATCATCTTCATGCGTCATTATATGTCATCAgacattaaaaaaacaaaaaagaaacaccCTTTTAATAAATTCCTAATATAAGTCCTAATCCTTATAAAATCTGAAAATACCCATGATTTCAGATAACTAGCAGCTTTTCTAAACCACTGGTTTCTGAAATGAACAGTTGATGTCATAATCCTTCTACCAACCTATTTCAGTGTATAACTAAGACTTCATTAGCAAATAGATATATGTGATTCATTCATTGTTAATTGCATCATGAGAGTGCGTGCAATAGGTAGAAATTATGGCAATTGTGACGTTCTTTTTCAACCAAAGGCATTGAATTATCATTATGTTTAAAACCTAAAGAATTGACAGCCATTAAAGGTTGATTGTAATATTCCATCCTAAAGGTAGTAGTTGATTGCAATGGTATATGCCTTGATGGGGGTGAAATAGCAATATCCTTTTATCTCAATAAGTTGATCATCCATTTGAGACATTATTAAGGCAACGAGATGATAAACCTCGATCATTTTGTCATGATGAAAGACATAAGAAAAATAtgaactaattataaattataactaATTATTTTTAACATCCCGATccttataatttcaaaaattatattaagattctcatacttataaaaataaaatatttaatcttcttTTTTCTTACATCGTCAATTCTACTAACGAAAATATCACAGAATTTACCACTCTGTCTCATTTCAATTCACCACTAAGCACGTGTagtattttcattaataaaattgacgaagtaagaaaaaataaaattaactattttacttttataaatataggAATCTTAATGTAACTTCAAATAGGaatgctaaagataactaattacataaTGTAATATATAACTAACTCAAAAAATACTTTAAAGCAACAATGACAATAAAATATTTGTAGGTCAAATATATCCAACCAAAGTTTGAAAATGGCTTCAACTAGACACTTCCCCTTGCTCTTGAGAACTATTAGATTTGTCTCACAATTCCTCTTACCAATTGAGTACCACATTAGAGTTGAGGGAATACTATAATACAATAGTCGTACAATTTTGCAATGATcaaatgaatgaaataaatcaaccAAGTGGATCTTTGTTTAAGAACAAATCTACCTATCATGTACGTCTTTCTGAACCCTATCATTACCTAAATTAGATGAAATAGTACAACCATTGATTCATTTTTATATTCACTTGAAAGAATGGGAAAAGAAGCATCTTTCTTGGTTTTCATACATAAACAAACATGTAAACATTATCTAACATCTTGCAAACATATGCACAAGCATTAACATAGTCCAACAAATTAGTATTTAGATTCATCAAGACTTCAAACATTACCTAAACTGAATGTCACATGGAACAAAGAGTGCTGGAAAAATTTGTATATGTAGTTATGTAATCAATGGCTCACTTGTTGGTATAGAATAGTCAATCAGTAGCAAATTACTGCTTGGAAATAGAATAACCAATCAGCAACAAAAATAATTATGCTTTGAAAATAAGTAACACAGACAAAGTTGCATTGAGAAGCAGAGAAATGTCTTAATCAAATGCACTTGCGTTGGTCCTCCCTTTTCTCATGATGCTTGCTTTATAAGTAACATTAAGATTCCCTAAACCAGAAGTCTCACTGTCAGGTGCTAAGTCTTTATTCAAAGAGGTGCCCCCCAGTCCACCTAACTGATAAGATCTCCACATTTAATCTTTGTACAGTTTTAGACCTGGAACTTACAAATAATTGAAGAACCTTACATCATTAGGATCTCTCTCATGAGAAATTGAGAGAGAATTGGCACTATGCTTCATGGATGTTCTGAtccaataaaaatcatataagcaatatatatatatatatatatatatatatatatatatatatatatatatctccagaAACTGCATTCACCAGTGATTAACATGCAAAAGACATCATAACATAACAAGTGCCACTAACAACAAAGAAGCAAACAGCCTCCCCAACCCTACACTTAAAGAGAGCTCCTCTATGGACTCTCACCCCCTCCACAGTCCACACACCTAGAATTCTACAAGCATCAACAAAATAGGTAGGACATCAGAGAAAGAAACCCTGACCTTGACATGCATCTCTCTTTCTCCTGGAGAAGGTTAGTAATCTAATAAGAACACAGGAGAGAAGAGGGAGCTCAGCACAGCTCAAACCTCATGAGGAGCAGCAGCATCCTGTGTTCCGACACCCaccattcctcctcctccttctcctcgtcCCACTCTTTCATAAGCATCAAATGGTGATTTCCTCTTAAATCTGTTCCACTCCCTGCCTCCTGGTTAGTAACACCAGGAAAGTACTCGGTCAACCCTAATATGCTAATAATGTTTAGCTAGATTCACTATATCTTCACGTAATCTAATCGTGCTTATAACAATACGAGATGTTACATCATTAAGCAGTAAATAATTCTAAAATGCATGTCGGATGGTACCAAGACAAGAAAACGAACCTACATCGTCATGTCCAGAGAGCATTAAACAAACAACATATGTGTCATCACAACTCTCTCAAGTGTGAGGCTACTGAACATTGTTAAAAATTGGTACACTAGAGGTAGATATATTCAAACATATGCAATCTTATCATCAATCTGCTCCTAACAATTCAACACTTATTAGTTTTGGATTATTATTCTTGTATGAGAAGGTCGAGATGATCCACATATACCCTGAAGCTCCAAACTCTTTATAATGGAtcaattacatattatctcctgtaattaattatctttaatatttcgattattatactttcaaaagttacattaaGATTCTTattcttaaaaaattaaaatatttaattttaataaaatattttttgatttttttaaattttgtgaaATTATCTTTTAACTTTCAttgattctaatataaattttaaaagtacAAAAACAAGATGCTAAAAGTAGCTAATTATAGAAAGTAATTCATAATTAGCTCCTCACGACAGATTAAGATTGATTCAAGGTTGTTAGTAATATATGTTACTTCTTGATGATTAAATACCCTAATTAACCTTGCAAGGATGACTACGTCGGGACACAAGCAAGGGACAAATAAGTAAAATCGAGAGAATATATTCCGGATTATCCAAAATGCCCTCCAGATTACCCTGATGAAGACACGAAACCCTCACCGGAAAAGGGGGAGATGGGGGGCGTAGATCCCGCGGGCGAAGCCGGCGGTGTGGCATTCCCCGGGGACGGGCACCCGGCCGGCCTCTTGATCATGATGCTCCGCGTCACCCGCACTGCGACCTCGTCGCCGCCGCCGGTATCCGATCCGGCGATCCCTCGGCCCGCCGCCGCTCCCTCTGCTGCGGCACCACATGATGACCATCAAAACCGTCGAACCAAAGGCAACGCATGAAGGGACGCCTCGGATCTGAGATCAAGTCCAAGAGTAGGAAGAACCAAAGAAAGAGGAGGCGAGACCTTTGCCGCCGGAATTGGAGCGAAAGCCGAAGGAGGAGTGCTTCCGGAGGCGGCCGAGGCCGGTCTCGGGGCGAGGCCCGGCGAGGGTGTCGTCCCAGAGCTTGTCGAGAAGGCCCATAATCCGCCCCCGAAATCACGGAACTGCCCCTGAGGAGAGCTCAGTGGTGAGCAGCCCCGCCGATAATAGATCTCTAGGCGAAGacgagaggggcatttatagagAGACTGCGTCAAGGCGATAGACCGATCTGCACCGTCGATTTAGATCAGGATAATGACGTGGCGTGAGGAAGAGACCACCGTACAGGATAAGATCGGCTGGTTCGTGGGTTTGTTCCTGTGGATTGCAGGAAACACGCTATTGACTGTATAACTTATGGAACGAAGACGCGTCATCTGCAGATTACGTGTCAGCTAGGCACGGGTTGAGGACCAATGGTTAAGTTCGTGGGCGAGTACGAGGGAAAGGGGGAGAGAGGAGAGATGTGGCAGGGAGGTGGGGGCCAGTGGTCGTACGAGTTAGCATGTAGCATCACGTGATGAGAGGGATGGGATCTGATGCTCGGCTTCACCGGAAGAGAAGACGGCAAGTTTATCTTGACACGTGTTAAACTTTTTGCTTTTCTCTATGAGTTAAAATAAATGACataattgaatttaaatttaataaaataaaataaataagaaataaaggaaagttaaactatcatgttctaatttaaaaaaataattatataaaaacttTAACAGTTGATCGTAAGATCATAATTTTAAATCTCGAAAAGTTTTCCTCTGTTACCCattacaataaaaaatatataatatattttttttgtatgaaTACCAAATATACTTTTGTGCTCACGTCCAAATTCCCTTCATCGACTAGGTTTAAATTGGAACAGTGTTGGAGCACCTCACAATGGAATGGATTCACGGGCACAGTCACAGTCCGTATGTGTTAAGAATCCAATGTCCTTGGCGAACAAAACACCTTAGTAAACAGGGAATAAGTATGGCTTCCACGAGAATAAAGGGAACGGATTCCTTCCGGTGGCTGACACATCGCACCGAGTTCTTCATCTTCACTGCATGATTGTGAAGGTTCCATCGTCTTCCCCACGCCATCCGACTCTCTTGATGGGGGCAAATTATTATTACGCCAATTATGATATGATATATACATCACTTTTGTTGATTACTGTCGGGTGTTTACGTGCACTTCCGAAGCGAAGTGCGTAGGAAACGCTGCTAAGAATATATGGGATGTGGTGAGAAAGATGTTTCCAGGATTGACATTATTGCGTGTCGTAGTCCGTCTTCAGAGGTGTATGGCGTCTTGTTAGGCTGTGTCGTGAGATGCCAAGACATCAAGAAAGCGGCAGCACAAATTGTCTTTCGTATTAATTCAGATTATAATATGCTTCATAGTAAAAGTTCTCATGAAATCAGCCTCCAGGCTGTTGTCATACACCACCAAAAATTGGCCAAAAGGAACATATGATGATTCTAGAACTCATTAAACCAAAATGTTGATAGCAGAAATTAAAAAGGCTTAATCATATCAAAAACCAAATGACAGGATAACTTTTAAATACTTTGTTATTTTACAGTGACATCTGATAAGTTGGACGTATGTTGGCGGATAATTGATATGCAACTCAGGAACTAGTTAAAGAACACATTGTTCTTAGCAGTCCAGATCTAAAGAGAATCATTTCCAAGTGAGCTAATGAACTACTCATGTTCATAAAATCGCTCTAGTTCATTTTCCTCCCCATCTTCAGAAGAGCAATTGCGATTGAATGACAAATCTCATGGCAGACTGTTCCAGTGCAATGCCTCAATGGAAAGTAGCATCATAAAGCGGAAATACTCCTGGGATATACTCAGGAATAGACATCAAAGCAGCTTCACACCAGCATCTCGGACGGAATCTATGACAGCCTTGACCTTTCCATGGTATTTCTGTTCCCTCTTCAAGAACACAGAAACAGCAGGGATACCCTTAAGTAGCAGACGCTCGCCAAGAATCTTCCCAATCTTGCTAGCTGCTGCAACATCTCGTGTGGACTCCATGACCGGCCTCAGCAACTTTTCCTTTGAGCTTGCTGAGGCAGCAACAGTAGCTGTAGG
It encodes the following:
- the LOC135652184 gene encoding bidirectional sugar transporter SWEET16-like isoform X2 — encoded protein: MEASLLFVGIVGNVISVLVFASPINTFRRIVRNRSTEDFEPSPYVITLLNSSLWVYYGITKPGGLLIVTVNGVGVVMEAVYVALFLLYAAPPLKAKTAVLVAALDVGFFGAVALVTRLAVHGSSRVVVIGFVCAFFNVLMYGSPLCAMIPNGIGFILGTSQLILYMIYMNSEASNLSGESYQESQQQRLIVANNEANIP
- the LOC103970471 gene encoding dormancy-associated protein homolog 3-like isoform X2, with product MGLLDKLWDDTLAGPRPETGLGRLRKHSSFGFRSNSGGKEGAAAGRGIAGSDTGGGDEVAVRVTRSIMIKRPAGCPSPGNATPPASPAGSTPPISPFSGGREWNRFKRKSPFDAYERVGRGEGGGGMVGVGTQDAAAPHEV
- the LOC135652184 gene encoding bidirectional sugar transporter SWEET16-like isoform X1, giving the protein MEASLLFVGIVGNVISVLVFASPINTFRRIVRNRSTEDFEPSPYVITLLNSSLWVYYGITKPGGLLIVTVNGVGVVMEAVYVALFLLYAAPPLKAKTAVLVAALDVGFFGAVALVTRLAVHGSSRVVVIGFVCAFFNVLMYGSPLCAMQRSVITRRSVEYMPFLLSFFLFLNGGIWTLYAILDKDIFIGIPNGIGFILGTSQLILYMIYMNSEASNLSGESYQESQQQRLIVANNEANIP
- the LOC103970471 gene encoding dormancy-associated protein homolog 3-like isoform X1, with the translated sequence MGLLDKLWDDTLAGPRPETGLGRLRKHSSFGFRSNSGGKAEGAAAGRGIAGSDTGGGDEVAVRVTRSIMIKRPAGCPSPGNATPPASPAGSTPPISPFSGGREWNRFKRKSPFDAYERVGRGEGGGGMVGVGTQDAAAPHEV
- the LOC135581928 gene encoding uncharacterized protein LOC135581928, whose translation is MVIPPPVRPPRIIMYLKPYVLRMHFSNKYVNTQVVHTPTATVAASASSKEKLLRPVMESTRDVAAASKIGKILGERLLLKGIPAVSVFLKREQKYHGKVKAVIDSVRDAGVKLL